Proteins encoded together in one Impatiens glandulifera chromosome 1, dImpGla2.1, whole genome shotgun sequence window:
- the LOC124920709 gene encoding F-box protein CPR1-like, with translation MSILPDDIRYEILSRLPVKTLLRLRVTSRFWLTLIGSPNFIKSHLKQSVKTKNNLNLFLSYVTPDLFDFSRLFRLDLDSVEGDGILQPVEIDDNPLRHHLYKNRIWGTCDGLLCLSNIKQATLSWNQSTRITVGPLNHSNIRQNDGSNIRVVDYIDIVVLWNPSTKKSIELPFASLEIKDELDLPQYCTYGFGYDNTNDDYKVVRVAVVLDVVINYEVKVYSLRSNSWHTADKFPNQYPNLNRIGNSVVGGSMHWMSIDVNSNSSILAFDLGLETYRVIQQPEYRDCEFSSYLASFEGCLSLSCHYYSGNVDVWLLNQYGGENESWSRFITLAEQNIPDIINYFFRCIVYSKNGKKVLLEMGADLVWYNLETRSLEDVRFHSEEDSLEDMESCLESLVSVGTVAEAG, from the coding sequence AAATCGCATCTGAAACAATCAGTTAAAACCAAGAACAACCTTAATCTCTTCCTGAGTTACGTCACTCCCGATCTCTTTGATTTTTCCAGACTCTTTCGCTTGGATTTAGATTCGGTCGAGGGTGATGGCATTCTTCAACCGGTAGAGATCGATGACAATCCCTTGAGGCATCATCTTTATAAGAACCGTATTTGGGGAACCTGCGATGGATTGCTCTGTTTGTCAAATATCAAGCAAGCTACCCTTTCATGGAACCAATCAACCAGGATAACTGTAGGACCCCTAAATCATTCCAACATTCGCCAAAATGATGGATCGAACATCCGCGTTGTAGATTACATAGACATTGTAGTTTTATGGAATCCTTCAACGAAAAAGTCTATAGAACTTCCTTTCGCATCGTTAGAGATCAAAGATGAGCTCGACCTTCCCCAATATTGTACTTATGGATTCGGTTACGATAACACCAATGACGACTACAAAGTGGTGAGAGTTGCGGTTGTTCTGGATGTTGTCATAAATTACGAGGTTAAGGTTTATAGTTTAAGATCAAATTCGTGGCATACTGCAGATAAATTTCCTAACCAATATCCGAATTTGAATAGAATTGGAAATTCCGTAGTTGGTGGTTCGATGCACTGGATGTCGATAGATGTGAATTCGAATAGTTCCATTCTTGCATTTGATCTCGGGTTGGAGACCTATAGAGTAATTCAACAGCCTGAATACCGTGATTGTGAATTCTCTTCCTACTTGGCTAGTTTTGAAGGATGTTTATCGTTATCTTGTCACTATTATTCGGGGAATGTGGATGTATGGTTGCTGAACCAATACGGTGGGGAGAATGAATCTTGGTCGAGATTCATTACATTGGCGGAGCAAAACATTCCGgatataattaactatttttttagatGTATTGTTTATTCGAAAAATGGTAAGAAAGTACTTTTGGAGATGGGTGCCGATCTTGTTTGGTATAACTTAGAAACGAGATCACTTGAAGATGTTAGGTTTCATTCTGAGGAAGATTCACTTGAAGATATGGAGTCTTGTTTGGAAAGTCTAGTATCTGTTGGTACTGTTGCAGAAGCTGGATAA